The following DNA comes from Pyxidicoccus trucidator.
CTGGTGCACTGGGGCCTGGAGTACAAGGACGCGCCGCACCCGGATGACCGCAAGCTGGGCCGCGCGCTGCTGGAGGCGGGCGCGAAGGCCGTCATCGGCCACCACCCGCATGTGCTCCAGCCGCTGGAGGCGTACCCCACGGCGGACGGGCGGCGCGGGCTCATCGCGTACTCGCTGGGCAACCTGGTGGCGAACCAGGACCGCTTCTACCGCCACGTGCCCGGCGGCAAGGGCTCGGCCGGGGACAAGCGCGACTCCATGCTGCTCCGTGTCTCGCTGGTGCGGCCCGAGCCGGGCGCGCCCGTGACGCTGGAGGACGTGGCCGTGCTGCCCGTCTGGATTGAGAACAACGCCGTGGGCCGCGCGCGCAAGGAAGCGCGCAACATCCAGCCGGTGCTCATCGACCGGGAGCTGGAGGCGGTGGCGGAGCGGCTCGCCGCGCTGGCGGCCCGGCCCGCGCCGCTGGACAAGGCGGCTCGCGCGGAGAAGGCGCAACTGGAGCGCAGGCAGGCCAGCTCCCAGCACCGGCGTGAGCGCATCCTCCGCATGCTGCCCATGGGCTTCGCCGTGGCCTCGCCCGCGTTGCGCCAGCGCGAGGCGAGCGTCCTGCCCCAGGCGTCCGGAGCCGGCGGCCGGGTGGCCTCGCAGTCCGCGCCCTGAGGACCTTCGGGCCTCCGCGCTTCCGAGCTGGGGCTCGGGGTTTCGGCGACGGGTGCACGCTCCGACGCGGCACGGCTTGAACTCGGGGTGCGTGCTGTCACTAAGTGGCGGGTTCCACCTTGAAGGGAGCCCCCGTGTCCCATCTCCGCCTCTGGAGACGCTGTTCCGCTGTCGCCCTGTCGCTGGCCCTGGCGTGTACCCCCGCGCAGGAGGAGCCCGCCGAGGCGGCTCGGCTCGAGCCGACGTCCGCCACCGCGCAGGAGCTGGGGGTGGGAGGCTTCGCCGAGCTGCACCACCACATGTTCGCGGAGGAGGCCTTCGGCGGCGGCTGGTTCCACGGCACCGTCACGGACGCGCTCTCGCGGTGTGACGGCGGGTGGCCGGAGAGCGACCACGCGCGCGTCCGCATGGACTTGAGCGGGCTGCTCAACCTGTGCCCCAACTCCGGCGGCGTGGACCTGAGCGGAGTGCCCATTCTCGCGGGCCTGTTCGGCATCGGCGGCGCGGTGGGCTCGGAGTTCCTCGGGAAGATTGAGGGCACGCAGGGCGACACCGGCCTGCATGACGGCCGGCGCAACCCCAATACGCAGTGGCCCCGCTGGGACACGATTGCGCACCAGCAGTCGTGGGAGGGCTGGCTGCGGCAGGCGCACCAGGGCGGCATGTCGCTGGTGGTGGTGTCGGCGGTGAGCAACAAGTTCCTCTGCGAGGCGCTGCCGCCGCAGAACCGCACGCGCCCGTGTGACGAGATGGTGGACGTGGAGGTGCAGCTCCAGAAGGCGCGCGACTTCGCCACCACCCGCGACTGGGTGGACCTGGCGCTGACGCCCGCGGACGCCCGGCGCATCATCTCCGAGGGCAAGCTGGCGATGGTGCTGTCGATTGAGTCGAGCCGCCTGTTCGGCGTCGCCGACTGGCAGGCCGAGCTGAACCGCTTCCACGCGCTGGGCGTGCGCACGCTGCAGCCGGTGCACCAGCTGGACAACCGCTTCGGTGGCGCGGCGCCGCACAACGCCATCTTCCAGGCGGCGCAGTTCCTGGAGAACTGTCACATCGACTCGGACTGCGGGCTCACCGTGGGCGGGCTCACCCTGGGCTTCGACGTGGACTCGCAGTGCCGCAACGTGCGCGGCCTCACCGCCGAGGGCCAGCAGCTCATCCAGGCGATGATGAACAAGGGGATGCTCATCGACCTGGCGCACCTGTCCGAGAAGGGCATCCGCGACGCGTACGCGGTGGCCGAGCGGAACCAGTACTACCCGCTCTATGTGAGCCACGGCCACTTCCGCGAGGTGATGAACGGCAAGCTGGCGGACGACGAGAAGACGACGCCCGCGTGGGTGGCGCAGCTGCTGCGGCGCACGGGCGGCATGTTCGGCCTGCGCACGGCGCATGACGAGACGCGCACGTATACGAAGTCCGGCATCGCCAACAACTGCCAGGGCTCCAGCCGCTCCCTCGCGCAGGCGTACGAGTACGGCCGGCAGGGGCTCAAGTTGCCGATGGCGTTCGGCGCGGATTTCAATGGCTTCATCCAGCAGACGCGGCCGCGCTTCGGGCCGAACGGCGCGTGCTCGGCGGGCTTCCAGGCGGAGGCGGATGCGCAGGCGCGCGAGCAGGAGCTGCAAGGCCCGGGGCGGCTGGGCACGGCGTTCGACGAGCAGGGGCTGGCGCACGTGGGCCTGCTGCCGGATTTGCTGCGGGACATGCGCAACCTGGGGGCGAACACCGCGCCGCTGGAGAGCTCGGCGGAGACGTTCATCCGGATGTGGGAGCGGGCCGCGGGTCCGCGCGGCGGCATGGTGGACGCGGCGCTGGACATCGACACCAGCGGCGTGGCGCCGTGGGTGAAGCCGGAGGACCGGGAGAATGCGTACCCCACGGTGTGCGGCGCGCACTACGCGCCGGACAGCAAGGTGCTGAACCAGGGCTGCCGCTTCGACGCCGAGTGCATCAGCGACCAGTGCACCTCCGTGCTGTGCAACACGTTCGACGGGCGCTGCGTGTGCAACGACGACGGGGACTGCGGCCAGGCGGCGTACTGCCAGGACGAGATTCCGGGCAACCCGGGGGACAACGACTGCGTGGCGAAGAAGGCGGACCACGTGTCGTGCAGCCGGGATGGGCAGTGCCAGTCCGGTGAGTGCGGCGGCTGCGCGGACGCGGTGGGCTGGTGCTTCACGCCGAGGTCCAAGGCGTATGGGCAGACGTGCAAGTCCGACAACGAGTGCACCACGGACCGGTGCAGCGCGGACTGCTACGTGAATCCCACGGGGAGCTGCCTGTGCGACAGCGACTCGCACTGCGGCGGCGGGCAGTACTGCGGCTGGGGCTTCAACTCGGGCAAGTGCCAGAACAAGAAGGGCCGCGGGGCGGCGTGCTCGGCGGACCGCGAGTGCCAGTCCGGGACGTGCCGGTGGTCGTTCACCTGTAAGTGACGTGGCTCCGGGGTGCGGACCCCGGGACTGTAATTTTGGCCACTGACTCCGGGATTTCCCGGCAGCCCGGGTGGAGGGACGCCTGCTCCTTTCACCCGGGCTGTGAGATGTCGGCAGGACGGCAAACAGGGGCGCTTGGGGGAGGGCTGACAAGCAGGCTTCGGACGGGGTGCTGCGGTAGAGTCCGCCCCATGCGTCACGTCGCCATTTCTGCCCTGTGCGTGCTGTTCCTGGCCTGTAACAAAAAAGAAGAGCAGGCCGGGGTCCAGGTCCTGGTCAACTACACAGCCAGCTTCAAGAAGGGCTGCTTCGTCGTGCAGGTCTTGGATGCGGCGAACCAGGAACTGGACAGGCACGAGCTCACCGAGCTGGAGAACAAGGAGTCTCCGCTGAAGTTCGCGGTTCTCCGCAGGGAGGGCTGGCCGGAGAAGGTCCAGTTCATCGTGACCGCGCGTGAGCAGAAATGCGATGGCGCGCAGGTCGACAATGGCACGGAGGAGCTGGACCTGAGCGGGACGGGGGTTCAGACCCAGAAGACGCTGACGCTGGTGACGCCCGATGCGGACGGCGACGGCTTCGTGCCTACCGCGAACGGCGGCACGGACTGCAACGACGGGAGCAACGCCGCCAGGCCCGACCGGACGGATGAGGCCTGCGATGGCCTGGACAACAACTGCAACGGGCAGCTGGATGAGGGGCTGTCGCCCCGGACGGAGTTCTTCGTCGACGGGGACAAAGACGGCGTGGGCGCGGGGGCTCCGGTCCTGGCGTGTGCGGCGCCTCCGACGCTCGTGGCCACCGGTGGCGATTGCGACGATACGAATCCCGACCGGGCGCCCAACAAGCAGGAGCAGTGCAACGAAGTCGACGACGACTGCGACGGGGCGACGGACGAGGGCTTCAACAAGGAGTGGTACGGCGATGGGGACAGCGACACTTTCGGAGCGCAGAGCAAGCTCAGGCTGAGCTGCGCTGACCAGGTCGCCGGGCACGTGCGCGTGATTGGCAACAACTTCGACTGTGACGACGGGGATGCGGAGGTCAAGCCTGGCGCGGTGGAGAAGTGCAACAACCGGGATGACAACTGCGTCGGCGGTGCGGATGAGACCTTCCTGACGGGTGCCCAGCCGAAGGGTGGCAGCTGCCTCAACGATACTTGTGGTGGGATCTACGTCTGCGACACGTCGAATGACACCCAGACGGCCTGTAATGCGCAGCCGCCGACGCTGTACTACCCGGACGTGGACGACGACGAGCAGGGGGCTTCGGACGGTGTGGCGCAGAAGGTCTGCGCCAATGACCCCATTCCCACCGACAAGGTGGCGAATGCCCTGGATTGCGATGACGCGGACAACGGCACGAAGTCGATGGGGATGGAGGTCTGCGACGCCATCGACAACAACTGCAATGGACAGTTGGACGAAGGCTTGACCTGTGGCGG
Coding sequences within:
- a CDS encoding membrane dipeptidase translates to MSHLRLWRRCSAVALSLALACTPAQEEPAEAARLEPTSATAQELGVGGFAELHHHMFAEEAFGGGWFHGTVTDALSRCDGGWPESDHARVRMDLSGLLNLCPNSGGVDLSGVPILAGLFGIGGAVGSEFLGKIEGTQGDTGLHDGRRNPNTQWPRWDTIAHQQSWEGWLRQAHQGGMSLVVVSAVSNKFLCEALPPQNRTRPCDEMVDVEVQLQKARDFATTRDWVDLALTPADARRIISEGKLAMVLSIESSRLFGVADWQAELNRFHALGVRTLQPVHQLDNRFGGAAPHNAIFQAAQFLENCHIDSDCGLTVGGLTLGFDVDSQCRNVRGLTAEGQQLIQAMMNKGMLIDLAHLSEKGIRDAYAVAERNQYYPLYVSHGHFREVMNGKLADDEKTTPAWVAQLLRRTGGMFGLRTAHDETRTYTKSGIANNCQGSSRSLAQAYEYGRQGLKLPMAFGADFNGFIQQTRPRFGPNGACSAGFQAEADAQAREQELQGPGRLGTAFDEQGLAHVGLLPDLLRDMRNLGANTAPLESSAETFIRMWERAAGPRGGMVDAALDIDTSGVAPWVKPEDRENAYPTVCGAHYAPDSKVLNQGCRFDAECISDQCTSVLCNTFDGRCVCNDDGDCGQAAYCQDEIPGNPGDNDCVAKKADHVSCSRDGQCQSGECGGCADAVGWCFTPRSKAYGQTCKSDNECTTDRCSADCYVNPTGSCLCDSDSHCGGGQYCGWGFNSGKCQNKKGRGAACSADRECQSGTCRWSFTCK
- a CDS encoding putative metal-binding motif-containing protein, which translates into the protein MRHVAISALCVLFLACNKKEEQAGVQVLVNYTASFKKGCFVVQVLDAANQELDRHELTELENKESPLKFAVLRREGWPEKVQFIVTAREQKCDGAQVDNGTEELDLSGTGVQTQKTLTLVTPDADGDGFVPTANGGTDCNDGSNAARPDRTDEACDGLDNNCNGQLDEGLSPRTEFFVDGDKDGVGAGAPVLACAAPPTLVATGGDCDDTNPDRAPNKQEQCNEVDDDCDGATDEGFNKEWYGDGDSDTFGAQSKLRLSCADQVAGHVRVIGNNFDCDDGDAEVKPGAVEKCNNRDDNCVGGADETFLTGAQPKGGSCLNDTCGGIYVCDTSNDTQTACNAQPPTLYYPDVDDDEQGASDGVAQKVCANDPIPTDKVANALDCDDADNGTKSMGMEVCDAIDNNCNGQLDEGLTCGGVLGRLGRVYDSATGGDGHDWRTVAVHPTAGYPLWVAGLGGKLVRKAAAATAFENHSFGETPPTSTHCGDWDWYAAWVRPSDGHVFLGGEGGRVAEHTGTACINSEDAPGGGNVTSMVGFEVNGVTTLYLANTDARLSTWVPGSPPVQQRDAGGAYYAIHAVDPNLLLVAGTVGGGAGTQSIVEYANGVLGTDVAHTLGSTVSGGVNALWMGSSNLAYAVGDGGALWRWNGTQGWNLQPAAPGTAVSFSSVVTPPGLDVIYVVDKGSPGRLRRKTQFGWARAPVITPADQADPPNVDKPLYDIAMTSVGEFWMVGDDGRVYHYPQ